Within Paenibacillus albicereus, the genomic segment AGCCAGGCGACGGCCCGGGCCGAGAGGCCGCTTGGACGCCGGTCGGCGAGGCGCTGCCGCTGGCTCAGCTGTCCGACGAGCGCGCCACCCGAGAGGAAGGCGGCTTCTTCACCGACTGGGGCTTCACCGGGACGTTCGTCGGCGTATGCGTCCAGGACCTGAGCGGAGCCGGTCGGACGGCTGACTTCGCCTCGCTGCGGCTGTCCGTCCGCGATGCTACGGCGTAGTCTCGCCATGCGGACGGTCGGAGGCCTCGAAAATGTAGGGGCCAGATGCTCCTGCGACGGCCCGTATTGCCGCGGGGCAGGCAGCCGCCGAAGAGGAGGCTGAGCAAGCGTGCCGGCAGGGCCTGACGCCATGGACATGCCGAAAAGCCTGCGGACCCCAGCGGTCCGCAGGCTTTTCGGCTTGCAATCTAGATTCCCTTCATCCGCCGCTCCTGGCTGATGGCGTACGCCTCGCGGCGAAAGCTCAAGATCGGGTCGGGGGTGATCTCGATGCCATCGCCGGTGGCGGTCGGATCCATGAGCAGGCCGGCCGGCTCGTCCGTCAGCTCTGTGATCGACAGATGGCCGAGGTCGATCGTCGGCCGGTCGGCCGGCCAGCGAGCGGTCGAGTCGTCGACCGGATCCCACGGCTCGCCGAGGGCGGCGCGCAGCGTGAAGCCGGCCGGCAGCTTCTCCAGCCGCTCCCGCAGCTCCTCCTCCAGGTAATCCTTGCCCGCCACCGCCGTCTTCAGCAGCGGCAGATAGGCTTCCTCCGCATCCGGGATCCATTCGTACTTGACCGGCTGCTTGCGCCCCTGGCCGTCGACGAAGTAGAACGCATGGATGGAATGGTACGGCACGGAGGCGAAGCTCGCCGGCGGCTTCAGCTCGGAGAGGATCGTCAGCGCCTCGGCGGCGTGGGGGAACCGGCCGAGCAGGCCGCTGAGCCTGTCCTTGACGGAGACGCCTTCGCGGGCCATGTCCCGGGCGGCGAGCATCATTTCCAGGAACGACTCCGGCGTGCGGGCGACGAATACGGAGGCCGTCACCGCCACGATGACCGGCTTCACGCCGGCGGCATCGGGGCGTTGGAGCTGCACGGCCATTCCTTTGGCGGGGGACAGCAGGTCCTTCGTCGCCGGGTCGGAGGCGCTGCCTGAAAAGCGCACGAGAGCTTCGCTCGGCTCCCGCTGCAGATGCGCAGCGCCGGTCAGCCGGGCGGCTTCGCCGCTAGGCGTGAACACGCCGCGGGCGCAGATGCCGCGGGCATGCGCGCGGCGCTGGCCGGGGTGGGTGCCGGCCAGCTCCTCGATGGCGTCGACCGAGCGGGCGGGCAGCTCGGCGGGGGAGGGCATCGGTTCTTTCGGTGCGGTCATGGCGATTCTCCTTTGCGGACGGGATGGTCGGATCTCCTCCTTCTACCCGCTGCGCCGCATTGTCCAATCGCCTCGCCTTGTTTTACAGGCCGACGGCGCGGAACGCGTTGGTCAACCCGTAGCGGAGCTAAAGGCCGACGGCGCGGAATGCGTTCGTCACCGACGTCACATAGGAAGAGCTCGTGCCGTACAGGTCCTTCGCCGCTTGGATGGTGGCGTTCTTGGCGGAAGCGAACGTCGACGTCGACGTCAGGTAGTAGGCGACCGTGTTGTAGAAGATGTTCACGGCCGCGTCGCGGCCGATGCCGGCGACGGTCACGCCGTTGTGGGTGCCGCCTTGGGCGATCAGGTAGAACGCTTTGTTCGTGATGCCGCTGTTCGTATGGACGCCGCCGTTGTCGGCCGTGCCGGTGTAGCGGTTGGCGTAATGGTCCGGCTGGCCGTAGAGCGTCGGGTTGGACATCGAGCGCAGCGCGTCGCCGGCGACTCCCGGCGTGTAGATATCGTCGCCGATCAGCCAGTTTTTCCCCTGGATCGTATTGCCGAGCACGTCCGCATAGGATTCGTTGAGCGCGCCGGATTCATTCAGGTAGCGCAGGTTCGACGTATATTCGATGACGCCGTGCGACAGCTCGTGGCCGATGACGTCGAGATCGCCGGAGAGCGAAGTGAACGTCCTTCCGTCTCCATCGCCGAAGACGATCTGCGAGCCGTTCCAGAACGCATTGTTGTAGTTCGTGCTGTAGTGGACCGTGGAACGGATCGCCATGCCGTTGCCGTCGAGGCTGTTGCGTCCGAACTTGGTTTTGAAGAAGTCGTACACCTGGCCGGCATAGGCATGCGCATCGACCGCGGCGCGGTCTGACCAGACGTTGTCGCTGTCGGTCAGAATCGTGCCCGGCAGGGAGGTGCGGTTCGAGGCGGTGTACGTCGTGATGCCGTTGCCGCGTGTCGTATCCTTCAGCTGATAGGTGCTTCCCGACAGTGTCGTCTGGAACGTCTTCGTATCGCCGAGCACGCCGGTGCCCGTGCCGGTCGCATGCTGCAGCAGATCGTACTGCAGCACGATCTGGCCGTCGACGGCGTCGATCAGATAGCGGGTACGGAGCGCTTCGGGCTCCAGCACGTTGACTTCCGTCTCATAGACGAGATTGCTCGCGCCATTTTCGGCATAGACGAACAGCTGCGCGGAAGGCGCCTTTTCCGATGCTCCGAGACTGCCGATCCGCGAGGCGGCTTCTGCGGAAGCGACGGCGATTGCGTCGCTTGGGCTGAGCACTGGCTGGAGCGCCTTGGCGGCGAACTGCTCCTGCTTCTTGGACGGGAGGACGGCGCCGAGGAACGAGGTGACCTTGCCGGATTTGCTGTCGACGTGGATCGTCTGGTCGCCGCCGTAGACCGGGATTCCGTTCACGACTTGCTGGAGGCGGAAGTGCTCGACGCCGGAGGCGGCGTCGACCGTCTTGTCCTTGATTTGGAAGGCGGTCTTGAGCTCGGCAGTCGTCAGACCGAGCTTCGTCTGCTGGCTGCGGAGGAACGCCCATACTTTCTCCTCGGAGGTGCCGCCTGCGGCAGAGGCATTGGCATCGCCGCCGATGAATTGAGGCGTGAGCGAATCCTCGGGAATGACGCTCATCGTCGGAGCGGCGTTAACCAAAGAAACGGATGAAAGCAGCAAAATGCTCCCCAGCAGGGCTGAAACGGTTCTTTTCATAAAATAAATTCACTCCAATTCGGTTATAATGGTTGCTTGATTAAATAAATGGTTAAACGCATAAAAATGTAATTTATTATTTTCCTCCCTTCATTTATTCGGCAATAAATCTTGATAATAGCGATGTTGTGGCCGTGGGAATAAATCTATCATGGAGGAAAGAGTTCGTAAATACAGAAAATTCTAAAAAGTAACAATTGATTCTTTAGCCGTGAAATGCCGCTCCGACATAGAGGCATCTCATCTTTAAGTCCCGAGGAGGATGCGGAGAAATAGGCCGAAAGGTAGAATGAGGAAGAAATTGCTTTTTTCGGTTGAAGCGTTAAATCTATGGCTTTGGATGCTTGCCACGAGGCTGGAGGGCTCGAATACCGTCGATTCGTAGGGGAAAATCAATCAAAAAAGTTGATAATTTCTGTGGGAATAGAGGGAATTAATGCAGAAGAAGAGGGTTGCCGATGAAGGAGTGCGACCCGGAGGAAGGCAGCTTCGGCTCATCCGAGCTGCTGGCGGCGTGGTTCCGCAAGCCTGCCGGCTCGAGCTGACTCCTCCGGAACGATGCTCCTATCGCCGTCAAAAGCAAGGTCAAGCTCCAGCTTCTCCCGCTTCGGCCCACAGGTCCCCGTACCGAATCACGACGCCGTGCGGGTCCGTCTCCAGATCGGTAGCGAACGAGGAGCTGCGGTAGCGGTAGCTGCTGACCCCGATCCGCTCGTAGCTCTGCTCCAAAGGCTGCACCTCCAGCAAAGGAAGGCGAATCCATGCGGCGCGCACGGTCGCAGCTTGTCCCGGCTCCAGCCGCAGCCGGCGGATCGGCAGCGTGTTCGTCGCCGGCGTCAGCTCGAAGTCGACGTCGACGATGCCCGCGAGCTCCGGGAGCTCCCGTCCGCCGCTCCGCCAGCGCTGCTCCTTGTCTACCGACAGCTTCAGGCGGCGCGGCTCCCCTCCTGATTCCAGGAGCACCTCGACCTCGCGCGTATGCCAGCTCTCATCGCAGCGGACCGAGTACGTCGCGCTCAGCGCTCTGCCGTCGATGATGCCGGCGACCGTACCGTCCAGCCTGAATCCGCTGTCGGTCCGCGACAGCCGGAAGTGCTCCAGGCAAGGGAGGTCCCGCCTCCTCCAGACTCGCTCTTCCACCAGATCCAGATTGCTGTTGTTCCTCATCGTTTTCGTTGCCTCCTCCAGAGAATTGAAAAAGCGCCGGAAGCGAATGCTTCCGGCGCGGATAGGGAAAAATCTTACTTCTGCTCGCTGAGCATCTGGCGCAGAACGGTCTGCAGGATGCCGCCGTTGCGGTAGTAGTCGACCTCCACGAGGGAGTCCAGACGTACCGTAACCTGGAACTGGAAGCTGCTTCCGTCCTCGCGCGTCGCGGTGACGGTCACTTTGTCGCCTGGCTTCACGTCGTTCGTCAGACCCTCGATGTCGAACGTCTCGCGGCCGGTGATGCCGAGCGTCTTCCAGCCTTGGCCTTCCTGGAAGCAGAGCGGCAGGACGCCCATGCCGACGAGGTTCGCGCGGTGGATCCGCTCGAAGCTCTCGGTGATGACGGCTTTCACGCCGAGCAGGAACGTGCCCTTGGCGGCCCAGTCGCGGGAGCTGCCGGTGCCGTATTCCTTGCCGCCGATGACGATCAGATTCGTCTTGTCGGCTTGGTACTTCATCGAGCCTTCGTAGACGGACGTCACTTCATCGGTAGGCAGGTAGGTCGTGAAGCTGCCCTCGGTGCCCGGAGCGACCTGGTTGCGGATGCGGATGTTCGCGAACGTGCCGCGCACCATGACCTCGTGATGGCCGCGACGGGAGCCGTAGGAGTTGAAGTCCTTCTTCTCCACGCCGTGCTCGAGCAGGTACTTGCCGCCCGGATAGTCGGCGCGGATGCTGCCGGCCGGGGAGATGTGGTCCGTCGTCACGGAGTCGCCCATCAGCAGCAGCGTCTTGGCATGCTTGATGTCCGCGACGTCGCGGATGCCGTCGGCCAGGTTCTCGAAGAACGGCGGGTTGGCGATGTAGGTGGAGTCCTCATCCCATGCGTACAGCTCGCCTTCCGGCACCGGAATCTGGTTCCAGCGCTCGTTGTGCGTGTAGACGTTGTCGTACTTGTCGCGGAACATCTGCGGCGTGATCGCGGCGCTGGCGGCATTGGCGATTTCCTCGGAGGAAGGCCAGATGTCGCGCAGGTAGACCGGCTCGCCTTGCTGATCGTGGCCGATCGGCTCGTTCGCGAAGTCGATGTTGACCGTGCCGGCCAGGGCATAGGCGACGACGAGCGGCGGGGACGCCAGGTAGTTCGCCTTGATCTGGGCATGGATGCGGCCTTCGAAGTTCCGGTTGCCGGACAGGACGGCCGCGACGGTCATGTCGTTGTCGGCGATCGCCTGGCTGATCTCGTCAGGCAGCGGGCCGGAGTTGCCGATGCACGTCGCGCAGCCGTAGCCGGCCACGTAGAAGCCGAGCTTCTCCAGGTAAGGCAGCAGGCCGGACTTCGTCAGGTAGTCGGTGACGACGAGCGATCCCGGCGTCAGGGAGCTCTTGACGTATTCCGGCTTCACGAGTCCTTTTTCCACCGCTTTTTTAGCGACGAGGCCAGCGCCCAGCATGACGCTCGGGTTGGACGTGTTCGTGCAGCTCGTGATGGCGGCGAGAACGACCGCGCCCGTGCCCATCTGACTGACTTTGCCGTTGTTGTGCTTCACTTCGACGACTTCTTCGATCTTGACGTCGGAGAGGCCGTAGCCGCCCTTGTCGACCGGAGTGCGGACCGTGTTGCTCCATGCTTCCTTCATGGCGGTCAGCTCGATGCGGTCCTGCGGACGCTTCGGACCGGCCAGGGAAGGCACGATCGTGGACAGGTCGAGCTCGATGACGTCCGTGAACGACGGATCCGGCGTATCGTCGGTGCGGAACATGCCTTGCGCCTTGTAGTACGCTTCGACGAGCTCGATCTGCTCCTCGGTGCGGCCCGTCTGGCGGAGGAAGTTCAGCGTGATCGCGTCGACCGGGAAGAAGCCGACCGTAGCGCCGTATTCCGGAGCCATGTTGGCGACCGTCGCGCGGTCCGGCAGGCTGATGTTGGACAGGCCAGGGCCGAAGAACTCGACGAACTTGCCGACGACGCCGCGCTTGCGGAGAATTTCGGTGACGGTCAGCGCCAGGTCGGTCGCGGTCGCGCCTTCGGCGAGCATGCCCGTCAGCTTGAAGCCGATGACTTCAGGAGCGACGAAGTACAGCGGCTGGCCGAGCATGCCGGCTTCCGCCTCGATGCCGCCGACGCCCCAGCCGACGACGCCCAGGCCGTTGATCATCGTCGTGTGGGAGTCGGTGCCGACGAGGGAATCCGGGAAGACGACCGTCTCGCCGTCGATGACCTTGGTCGCGGCTACGGAAGCGAGGTACTCCAGGTTGACCTGGTGGACGATGCCCGTATCCGGCGGCACGGCGCGGAAGTTGTCGAACGCGGTCTGCGCCCAGCGGAAGAACTTGTAGCGCTCGGCGTTGCGCTCGAACTCGATGCGCTGGTTGATCTCAAGCGCGTCCGGCGAGCCGAACGCGTCGACCATGACGGAGTGGTCGATGACGAGGTCGACCGGCACGAGCGGGTTGATCTTCTTCGGATCTCCGCCGTTTTTCTTGACGGTCTCGCGCATGGCGGCCAGGTCGACGACGACCGGCACGCCGGTGAGATCCTGCAGCACGATGCGCGCAGGAATGAATGGAATCTCCTTGTCCTCGCGCTTCTCGGCCCAGTTCATGAGCTGCTTGACGTGGTCGGCGGTAATGCCGCGGCCGTCGAACTGGCGGATGGCGCCCTCGAGCAGGACTTTCATGGAGACAGGCAGCTTGGAGATGGATCCGTGTCCCTTTTCTTCCAGGCCTTCCAGGCGGTAGTACGTGTACGACTTGCCGCCGACTTCCAGCGTGGAACGGACAGAATACTGGTTCTGCAATGGCATCAGGCTTATGCTCCCCTCAGGCGGATTTGCAATTGTTGAAACGAAAGTGTGGGCTGCGGGAGCGTCGGGTGGCGACTCCGGGCAGGTGCGTGAAACGCGGCCGGCCGGGCATGACGAAGCGCCGGCGCATGAACCTGCCGGCAATACAGGCATCGGTCAGGCATGGTTTCACACAGTAAAACTTCATTTCAAAAACCGCTTTACCTTATTATAAACGGAACAAAGCGGATTCGTAAAGGGATGAAAGCTGAATCCAGACGGCTTTTCCATACGTATGAGAGCGTCATGGCCCGCTTAGTATTTGCAGTTGCAGGGCCGGATGATTATGATGTGGGGAACAGCAATACTTGGCATAACGGGAGGGAGCTTTTTGGACCAAATCCAGCAGGAGCGCCAGGAAGAAGCGCGCTTCAATCGATTCCGCACCTTTTTCATCAACAACAAGTTCGTCCTCTTTCTGCTCGTCCTGCTTCTGGTCAGCGTCAACGTCTATATCCTGGCGCATATCACGTTCGTCTTCGCGCCGCTGATCGTCCTCATGAAGACGGTCCTGCTGCCGCTGCTGCTGGCCGGCGTCGCCTATTATCTGCTCAATCCGCTCGTCGACTGGATGGAGAAGAGAGGCATGAAGCGGGGATGGATCATCGCGGCGCTCTATGTCGTCATCCTCGGCCTGCTGACGCTGCTGATAACGATCGTCGTGCCGGTCGTGCGGGAACAGGTCCAAGGGCTGATCGAAAACGTGCCCGCCTATACGAAATACGTGCAGGATACGTTCGCGAAATACCTCGGCAACGATACGTTGACGGAGCTCCAGAATGAGTTCAACTTCGACCCGCAGCAGATCGCGCGGGAGCTGTCCCAACGCGCCGGCGCGATCGTGCAGACGACGCTGACCAACATCGGCGGCTTCCTCGGCACCGTGACGGAGTTCGTGCTCGCGCTCGTGACGCTGCCGTTCATCCTGTTCTACATGCTCAAGGACGGCCGCAAGCTGCCGGAGTTCATTCTCAAGCTGCTGCCGACGGGACTGCGCCCCGAGACGAAGCGCGTGCTGAGCGAGTCCAACGATCAGATCAGCTCGTACATCCGCGGCCAGATCATCGTCAGCATCTGCATCGGCTGCCTGCTGTACATCGGCTATCTCATCATCGGACTCGAATACTCGCTCATCCTGGCGATCGTCGCCGCGTGCACGGCCGTCGTGCCGTACATCGGCCCGGCGATCGCCATTACGCCCGCGCTGGTCGTGGCGGCGTTCACCTCGCCGATCATGCTGCTCAAGATGATCGCCGTCTGGACGATCGTGCAGCTGATCGAGGGCAAGTTCATCTCGCCGCAAGTGATGGGCAAGACGCTGAAGATCCATCCGATCACGATCATCTTCGTCATCCTGACCTCGGGCAAGCTGTTCGGCATCCTCGGCATCATCCTCGCCGTACCCGGCTACGCCGTGCTCAAGGTATTCGTCACGCATCTGTTCAAATGGTTCATGGTCAACTCCAAGCTGTACGGCCCCGAGCCGGAATACAAGATTCTCGGCGTCAAGCGGGACTCGGACCTGCTCCCATGATGCCATGAAAAAAAGACGCTCAGCCGACTGGCGCTGAACGTCTTTTCATTTTCTCAGAGGCCGGAGACAGCGAGCCTGCTACTGCGCGGTAGGGCTGTGCATGCGGCTCAGGTGGCTGCGCAGCAGGTACGCTTTCCAGCGGGAGATCGGCACGCGCTTGGCTTCGGGTCCTTTGCTGCCGAAGTAGATCGTGTTGTCTGCGATGTCGCTGATGAGGGCGGTGTTGACGTAGCAGGCGGAGTTGACCGGGTAGAAGGGGCCGCTCCGCAGGCGTTCGATCTGGTCGGCAGACAGTTTCTTTTTTATGTTGTAGTTGCTGCCGTGGAAGCTGACGAGGCCCGAGCTGCCGAGCCTGTAGTACAGAATGTCCGTTTCGACATCAAAGTCCTCATACACGTTTCGGTCCTTTAATGGCACGTTCTCCATTCCGTTTCCCCCTTGCAAATCAAGAATGTTGATAACGCTTTCATATCATAGCATAGCATGGCGCTTTTGGGAAGCATGGTCGGGCTGCTTTCGCGGCCGCCGTAGCGCTCCCTCCTCCGGCTCTGGTATAATGGACTAATCCTTAATGAGATAAAAGAAAGCCGGTGAAGAATGAGCAGAGAGCTTTCCACGATCGAGACGTTCAATGAGGCCGCCGATCACATTCTCGATCTGCTGTCACGGCTTCTTTCGCTGAATACGTTGTTCATCGCCGTCAACGACGGACGGACGAACCATATCCTCCGGGCGTTCAACCGCACGGAGCCTCTCGTCGCGGCCGGCACGCAGCTGCCGCTCCCCGAAGCTTATTGCAGCCTTGTCCCCAACCGCCGCGGCGGAGCCGTCGTCATCCCTAGCACGCGCAGACATGCCTCCGCCTCCGCCATGGCGGTCACGGACGCGCTGGGCGACCGCTCGTTCGTCGGCGTGCCGATCCTGCTCGCCGACGGCACGCTGTACGGCACGCTCTGCGCGATGGACGACCCGGGCTATCCGGTCAGCGACTGGGAGCTGCGCACGCTGCATTCCATGTCCGTCTTCTTGTCCTATACGATCAACCTGGAGCGGGAGCATGAGCGCGAGCGGATTCGCAGCGAGAAGCTGCAGCAGCGCCGCAAGCAGGCCGAGCAGCGGCTGAAGCGGCTGCGGGAGCGGCATCGCAGCGCTCAGGCCAGGCTGACGCAGAGCTCCGACCTGCTGGCCATGCTCAGCCACGAGATTCGCAATTCGCTCAACGGCACGATCGGCATGACCGATCTCATGCAGCAGAGCGGCACGACCGAGGAGCAGGACTTCTATCTCCGCTTCATGGAGGACAGCAACCGCAACTTGCTGCAGCTGCTGGACAATATTCTGGACTACAGCAAGCTCAGCGACGGCGAGGTCAGCCTGGAAGTGTTTCCGATCGATCTGCTCTCGATCGTCGAGGACAGCGTCTTTCTGTTCGCCTCGCAGGCGCTGGCCAAGGGACTCGAGCTGCTGATCGAGGCCGAGGAGGAGCTGCCTCTCCTGTACGGAGATGCGGGCAAGATCCGCCAGGTGCTCCTCAACCTGCTCAGCAACGCGATCAAGTTCACGGAATCGGGCAGCATTACGGTGCATATCCGGTCGGAGCGCCTGGAGGAGCGGCCGGGCCATCTGCGCGTGTTCCTGTCCGTCGCCGATACCGGCAGCGGCATGACCGAGGAGGAGCTGGAGCAGCTGTTCCACAAATACA encodes:
- a CDS encoding catalase, giving the protein MTAPKEPMPSPAELPARSVDAIEELAGTHPGQRRAHARGICARGVFTPSGEAARLTGAAHLQREPSEALVRFSGSASDPATKDLLSPAKGMAVQLQRPDAAGVKPVIVAVTASVFVARTPESFLEMMLAARDMAREGVSVKDRLSGLLGRFPHAAEALTILSELKPPASFASVPYHSIHAFYFVDGQGRKQPVKYEWIPDAEEAYLPLLKTAVAGKDYLEEELRERLEKLPAGFTLRAALGEPWDPVDDSTARWPADRPTIDLGHLSITELTDEPAGLLMDPTATGDGIEITPDPILSFRREAYAISQERRMKGI
- a CDS encoding M4 family metallopeptidase codes for the protein MKRTVSALLGSILLLSSVSLVNAAPTMSVIPEDSLTPQFIGGDANASAAGGTSEEKVWAFLRSQQTKLGLTTAELKTAFQIKDKTVDAASGVEHFRLQQVVNGIPVYGGDQTIHVDSKSGKVTSFLGAVLPSKKQEQFAAKALQPVLSPSDAIAVASAEAASRIGSLGASEKAPSAQLFVYAENGASNLVYETEVNVLEPEALRTRYLIDAVDGQIVLQYDLLQHATGTGTGVLGDTKTFQTTLSGSTYQLKDTTRGNGITTYTASNRTSLPGTILTDSDNVWSDRAAVDAHAYAGQVYDFFKTKFGRNSLDGNGMAIRSTVHYSTNYNNAFWNGSQIVFGDGDGRTFTSLSGDLDVIGHELSHGVIEYTSNLRYLNESGALNESYADVLGNTIQGKNWLIGDDIYTPGVAGDALRSMSNPTLYGQPDHYANRYTGTADNGGVHTNSGITNKAFYLIAQGGTHNGVTVAGIGRDAAVNIFYNTVAYYLTSTSTFASAKNATIQAAKDLYGTSSSYVTSVTNAFRAVGL
- a CDS encoding putative glycolipid-binding domain-containing protein — encoded protein: MRNNSNLDLVEERVWRRRDLPCLEHFRLSRTDSGFRLDGTVAGIIDGRALSATYSVRCDESWHTREVEVLLESGGEPRRLKLSVDKEQRWRSGGRELPELAGIVDVDFELTPATNTLPIRRLRLEPGQAATVRAAWIRLPLLEVQPLEQSYERIGVSSYRYRSSSFATDLETDPHGVVIRYGDLWAEAGEAGA
- the acnA gene encoding aconitate hydratase AcnA; amino-acid sequence: MPLQNQYSVRSTLEVGGKSYTYYRLEGLEEKGHGSISKLPVSMKVLLEGAIRQFDGRGITADHVKQLMNWAEKREDKEIPFIPARIVLQDLTGVPVVVDLAAMRETVKKNGGDPKKINPLVPVDLVIDHSVMVDAFGSPDALEINQRIEFERNAERYKFFRWAQTAFDNFRAVPPDTGIVHQVNLEYLASVAATKVIDGETVVFPDSLVGTDSHTTMINGLGVVGWGVGGIEAEAGMLGQPLYFVAPEVIGFKLTGMLAEGATATDLALTVTEILRKRGVVGKFVEFFGPGLSNISLPDRATVANMAPEYGATVGFFPVDAITLNFLRQTGRTEEQIELVEAYYKAQGMFRTDDTPDPSFTDVIELDLSTIVPSLAGPKRPQDRIELTAMKEAWSNTVRTPVDKGGYGLSDVKIEEVVEVKHNNGKVSQMGTGAVVLAAITSCTNTSNPSVMLGAGLVAKKAVEKGLVKPEYVKSSLTPGSLVVTDYLTKSGLLPYLEKLGFYVAGYGCATCIGNSGPLPDEISQAIADNDMTVAAVLSGNRNFEGRIHAQIKANYLASPPLVVAYALAGTVNIDFANEPIGHDQQGEPVYLRDIWPSSEEIANAASAAITPQMFRDKYDNVYTHNERWNQIPVPEGELYAWDEDSTYIANPPFFENLADGIRDVADIKHAKTLLLMGDSVTTDHISPAGSIRADYPGGKYLLEHGVEKKDFNSYGSRRGHHEVMVRGTFANIRIRNQVAPGTEGSFTTYLPTDEVTSVYEGSMKYQADKTNLIVIGGKEYGTGSSRDWAAKGTFLLGVKAVITESFERIHRANLVGMGVLPLCFQEGQGWKTLGITGRETFDIEGLTNDVKPGDKVTVTATREDGSSFQFQVTVRLDSLVEVDYYRNGGILQTVLRQMLSEQK
- a CDS encoding AI-2E family transporter — translated: MDQIQQERQEEARFNRFRTFFINNKFVLFLLVLLLVSVNVYILAHITFVFAPLIVLMKTVLLPLLLAGVAYYLLNPLVDWMEKRGMKRGWIIAALYVVILGLLTLLITIVVPVVREQVQGLIENVPAYTKYVQDTFAKYLGNDTLTELQNEFNFDPQQIARELSQRAGAIVQTTLTNIGGFLGTVTEFVLALVTLPFILFYMLKDGRKLPEFILKLLPTGLRPETKRVLSESNDQISSYIRGQIIVSICIGCLLYIGYLIIGLEYSLILAIVAACTAVVPYIGPAIAITPALVVAAFTSPIMLLKMIAVWTIVQLIEGKFISPQVMGKTLKIHPITIIFVILTSGKLFGILGIILAVPGYAVLKVFVTHLFKWFMVNSKLYGPEPEYKILGVKRDSDLLP
- a CDS encoding ATP-binding protein, with translation MSRELSTIETFNEAADHILDLLSRLLSLNTLFIAVNDGRTNHILRAFNRTEPLVAAGTQLPLPEAYCSLVPNRRGGAVVIPSTRRHASASAMAVTDALGDRSFVGVPILLADGTLYGTLCAMDDPGYPVSDWELRTLHSMSVFLSYTINLEREHERERIRSEKLQQRRKQAEQRLKRLRERHRSAQARLTQSSDLLAMLSHEIRNSLNGTIGMTDLMQQSGTTEEQDFYLRFMEDSNRNLLQLLDNILDYSKLSDGEVSLEVFPIDLLSIVEDSVFLFASQALAKGLELLIEAEEELPLLYGDAGKIRQVLLNLLSNAIKFTESGSITVHIRSERLEERPGHLRVFLSVADTGSGMTEEELEQLFHKYSRPHEGKRRQEVGAGLGLYISRQLAQRMDGSLTADSMPGRGSVFTFELVLRAEPTPLVQLNHAPVAGKRALLLDGSEDLRKSIGKQLSKWGVFVTGSAEPQDALRLLAEGERFDVLLAEESFSSSPAMKELTARASASGLPLVLMAPIGGAKTAGAAASGLEPRTMLIKPVRRFYLIHALISALEEGAASRMS